Proteins encoded within one genomic window of Granulicella pectinivorans:
- a CDS encoding cytochrome d ubiquinol oxidase subunit II, translating into MAFFTNFGVRGNVGLLDWYTVSIAVFAVVLLAAHGATYLEWKTEGRVHDRSATYARYLWLSVIPLFVAISLESFAVRPAVLYRALGNPVCWLGLVVLLGATTARIFGLFARHELWAFLGSTILIIGLLAIGGAAIFPVMLYSTLAPQYSLDAYAVASSPTALLLASFWWPIGFALATTFDSSLIRALYLQVQ; encoded by the coding sequence ATGGCTTTCTTCACGAACTTCGGTGTGCGTGGCAATGTGGGGTTGCTCGACTGGTACACAGTATCTATAGCCGTGTTTGCGGTTGTCTTGTTGGCCGCTCACGGTGCAACCTACCTTGAGTGGAAGACGGAAGGCCGGGTGCACGACCGCAGCGCCACCTATGCCAGGTATCTCTGGCTCAGTGTGATCCCTCTCTTTGTCGCAATCTCGCTGGAATCCTTCGCGGTACGTCCTGCCGTCCTGTACCGCGCCTTGGGAAATCCTGTGTGCTGGCTCGGACTCGTGGTTCTTCTCGGAGCCACCACCGCACGTATTTTCGGTCTCTTTGCTCGCCATGAGCTGTGGGCGTTCCTGGGCTCGACAATCCTGATCATTGGCCTGCTTGCCATCGGCGGCGCGGCTATCTTCCCGGTAATGCTCTATTCGACGCTAGCACCGCAATATTCTCTGGACGCCTACGCGGTCGCATCCAGTCCCACCGCTTTGCTTCTCGCATCGTTCTGGTGGCCGATTGGTTTCGCTCTGGCAACAACGTTCGACAGCTCTCTCATTAGAGCTCTCTATTTGCAAGTTCAGTAG